A segment of the Natrinema sp. DC36 genome:
CTCAGATCTGATTTGACCTTAGCCTCGTCGGTTTCAAACCGGTCTGCAATCTTATACCTGCTTAGACCACGATCAACGTACAGTTTCTTGAGCTGTTCTTTCGACAAACCGGATTTATAGTCCTGTAGCGTGTGATTCTCCATGCTGGTAACTCAGCACGAGTGCGTCGGGGCCCTACACCCCGGCGCGCTTTGGTTCTGACGCGCATACTCGTGCTGTGGATAGTAACGGTTGAGACGAACTTCAAGCTACCGAGGCGGTACTGCCATCTGAGAATACCATAGTTATATCAAATCGTGTGACCATGTTCTGCGGCCACTTGTGATTACACTTTAGATAGAATGATCGCTGAATCATTTCAAGTTATTAGCATAGCTATTCAAATACTCCGATGGCGCGAGGAGCGCAAGCGTCGAAAAGAAGCAGAGAAACGGCATCCGCGGACCTGATCTTTATCACGGAAGTCGCGGCCAACGGCAGTGATGCCTCTGGACGATCGTCGCGAAGACCTCCTGATCGCCGTCGCACTGAACTCGGTCAGTGCCCACTACGTAGTTGCTGATCTTGAGGGCAAGTAGTTCTCTGGAAACGGTGGAGGGTCGCGGGTGTTAATCCACGCCCTTGGCAACCAACGTCTCTGCGTCCCGATTGGACGCAATCGTTAGTGGCTCGCTCCAACATATAAACCTCCGGACCCACTGCCATTCGCACCCCGTCCTAACTCGCTTGCCGGCCGAGGCCGTCGGCGCACTCGAGATCGGGGAATAGGACAAATCCTTCGACGTTAGACCCGGTCGCTCGTCGCGGCCAGCTGAGACTGGATCCGCCGGACGGTCTCGCTGACCTGCTGGCGGTTTCCGAGCCGTAGCTGCTGACCCTCCGGCGTAACGTCGTTCTCGTAGACCGCGAGCGCGTCGCCGGGAACAGCCTCGAGGTCGAGCGCCTCGAGCAACCCGTCGATAGCGTCGCCCGGCGGGATCGAGACGTCGGCCTCCCAGCGCGGCACCGAGAGCTCGTCGACGAGCACCTTTGCCGCTCGCGTGCAGGCCCGCGGCGTCGTCGCGTTCGGGATCGTCTCCTCGAGATGGGTTCGGGTGTCGCCGTCGTAGTCGGAGTGCTCCCACTCGCCGATCACGTTGTGCTCGTAGTCGACCAACAGCGCCTCGCCATCGGCGATCGCGCCGGCCTCACGGATGTCCAACTCGCCAGCGCCCGGCCGGAGCTCGTAGTCGAGTCCCGTTCGATATCGCTCGCCAGTCTCGGCGCTGCGGACGCGCTCGGAGCCAGCGATCACGCGCCCCTCCTCGAGGGCGACCGGCGAGCCGTAGCTGGCCGTGACCGCCTCGTCGCTGACGGTCGACCGGCCGCCCTCGACGGTCGCCTTGAGGTAGCGTCGGTTGTGCTTCGTCACGGAGTAGTCGACGACATCGGCGTCCCGATCGCTCGAGCGGGTGCCCGCTTGGGCCCACTCGAACGTCGTCTGGTCGCCGTCCTGGCGGGCCTCCCAGAGCGCGTCGACATTGTCGGCGATCTGCGTCGTCAGCACCTCCGAGAGGTCGCCCTTGAGGTTACGGCCGATCACCAGCGGCGTGTCGTTGAGCCACGCCGTCAGCGTGAGACTGTTGATCTGCGTCGGTTCGGTGCCGTATCGGGGGACTGCCCCCTCACCGTCGTCTCCATGCCGGGAGAAGCCGAGTCTGACCATAATCGAACCGCCGAGATCGGCGAACTCACCGGAGACGGTCGAACTGTTATCGGCGCGGAGCCAGTCGATGCCGTCGTTCGAGATCTCGATGAACTGCTCGCCGCCCGTGTCGTTGGCGTCAATCGCGAGCTCGCCACCGTAAACCGAGAGGACGGCCTGGTACTGATCGAGTCGCGTCTCGACGAGGTGTGGGTACGGCGCGGGGCCATCGATCCCGCCGCTGGCGTCAACGCTGTCGCCGAAGTCGTACTGGTAGCGGTCGTCGTGTACCGAGAGCAGGTCGACCCGCAGTTCGCCCTGGTCGCCGTATGTCGTCCCGGCCTCGAGGCGGAGTTCGTAGTTGCCGGCGGGGAGATCGCCGGCGTCCCACTCACTTGCCGAACTGGAGGCGAAGATCGTCGCCCCGTCCTCGAAACTCTCGTGGGAGTACCACTGTAGGGAGAGGCTCGAGGAGTTGCTCCAGAGACTGACGCTGCCCACCGTCTGATCGGCATCGGTGTCCGTGATCGTTGCCGTCAGTGGCGGGACGTCGGAGTCCGATTCGGCCCGCAATGCAAATCGGAGGTTCTCCTCGGCGATCGTCGACTCGAGCGAGAACGTCCACCGGACGTAGTCGCCTTGGTCCTGGAGGCCGATCCCTGTCCCACTGGCGAACGCCGAGTCATCGAAGACCGACGTTCCCGTGCCGCCGATCCCAGCCCACTGCTGGCCGCCAGTCCGCAGGAGGATGTTCGATCGCTGTGTGACAGGCGCGTCGGCGCTGTTGTCGATCCCCACGGGGATCTCAGAGAGGTCCGAGTGCTCGGTCACGTCTGTCCACTCCGACGCTGTCGCAGGGTCCTGGGCGACGGCCTCGCTCTCTTCGACGGGCGGCGCGTCGACGTTGACGACGTAGCCGGTCTCGTCCCCGACCAGATCCGCCGCGACCTCGTGGGCCGGCTCAGCGACGACGTCGCGGTCGACGGTCTGCTCGAGTTCCGTGCCGCCGGTGCCGACCAGTACCGTCCGGTCGGCCTGGATGTCGACGTCCTCGATCTCGTCGATCGGCTGGCGCTCGCCGTCCTTCCAGACTCGCATCGGGGCGTCCTCGAGGGCCTCGGAAAGCCATGTCTCGCTGCGCGGGACCGGGATCTGGGCCCGTGGAAGTGCCTTGAGCCGGGGCTCGAGTTGGGCATCGTCCAAGACCTGCGGCGTGAATGTCGTCCCTGACGGGTGATCGACCTCGACGTACCACCCTCGAGCGGGGACGGGGCTCCGCCCGATCTCGAGCGCCTCGGTGACGACCGGGTCGGAGACACTACTATCTGCATATTGCCACTGGGTGAGAGTCCTGACGCGATACTCGTACTCGCGGTCTGGGCCAACCGTGTCGTCGACGAAGTCGCTGTCGTCGGACGCAACAGTGCCGATCAGTTCGGCATCATCTGAAAAGTTCGTGCTGACACCGTAGTCCGTCCGCCGTCGGTAAACCTGATGGGAGCCGCGGAAGTCATTGTTGATTGTCCAGCCGGCAGTGAGCGAGACCTGGCCGACGTCCGTGAACTCGATGGCATCCGACGCGAGGAGTTTCGTCAGCTCCTCAGCGGCCATCCACTCTCCTGTCACGAATTGGGTCTGTGCCCGAACCCGAACCGAATACTGCTCACCCCCGAGGATGTTCTGGGTGACATGCTCGAGTGTACCATCAAACGGTACCGTCGTCTCGAGTTCGTATGGTGGATGATCGCCACTCGGATCGTCGTCGCGGAGTTCGAGGCGGTACTCTCCGTTGTTCAGATCAGCGTTCCACGCTGCCGTAATCTCCTCTGCAACGCTTGCGTCCAGCGAAAGCGAGTCGATGTCCGGAACGTCGGTTGTGAACGTGGTTGGCATTAGTTATCCAACACCCCCGTATTCGCCGTATAGCCAGCCACTACGGAGTGATATCGTTCTCCGTTGAGGAGACTGGAGACGGTCGCTGTTGTGCTATTCGCTGCGACTGTCGAGGGCGATGTGGTGTACTGGGTCACGGCGTCGAGGTAGTGCTCAGCGCTGTTCGAGTGTCGCATTACCCGGCTATCGCCGGCGGTGAAGGATGCCCGGTCAATGAACGCTTCTCCGCTGATCGGTTGATGGAGACCAGCCGAATCGACGATCATGATGCTGAACCACTGGTTCGCGATGTCGATGTAAGCACCAACGCGGATCCACTCACCGAGCGGGAACGAATACCCCGTTGAGTTCCACGAGCCATCGTAGTACATTAGCTCACCGTTCCGCTGTGAGACGTGTGGGCCACCCCAGCCGTTCCCCGGATCGTAGTATGAAACGATGTGCTGGTTAACGCTGGTATCCATACTCCCGGACAGGTAGACGTACTCGTTGACGGCCATCTGACCGGATGGGATTGTAATGGAGGGTGAGTTGAGCGGTGTCCCGCCTGAACCGTCAGCGTAAGCTGCCTCGGCTCCCTCGAATGCTTGGGTTGTCGAGCGCACCCACGCTCCACTTGTCCAGTTGCCGAAACCCCCCTCAAACGACTGTTGCGATCGCGAGAGGAAAGCGCGGTAGCCGTCCTCGTTGTTGGCGTTGTCGGTCCACGAGAGGTCGACTGAATCGGTGGTGACAGCGTCGACAGTGATACCTGTCGGGGCTGGGAGTGGCAACCGGCCCGAACTGACACTCGCTGAAGGGTCAGACGATCCGATCGAATTGTTTGCGATCACTCGGTAATCGTACCGCTCATCATCGAGTTTCGACTGTTCGTCGTCGGTGAACGTCGAAGTCGGGTAGCTGACCGTCCCTACCTCACTCCAGTTGCCGTCTCCGGATGGGGAGCGTTCGACGATCGCGGAGTCGGCGTTGCTCGTAAACTCCCACTCAACGGTGATCGTCCGAATGCCGTCAACGGTCACCGAGACGTTT
Coding sequences within it:
- a CDS encoding fibronectin type III domain-containing protein, whose product is MPTTFTTDVPDIDSLSLDASVAEEITAAWNADLNNGEYRLELRDDDPSGDHPPYELETTVPFDGTLEHVTQNILGGEQYSVRVRAQTQFVTGEWMAAEELTKLLASDAIEFTDVGQVSLTAGWTINNDFRGSHQVYRRRTDYGVSTNFSDDAELIGTVASDDSDFVDDTVGPDREYEYRVRTLTQWQYADSSVSDPVVTEALEIGRSPVPARGWYVEVDHPSGTTFTPQVLDDAQLEPRLKALPRAQIPVPRSETWLSEALEDAPMRVWKDGERQPIDEIEDVDIQADRTVLVGTGGTELEQTVDRDVVAEPAHEVAADLVGDETGYVVNVDAPPVEESEAVAQDPATASEWTDVTEHSDLSEIPVGIDNSADAPVTQRSNILLRTGGQQWAGIGGTGTSVFDDSAFASGTGIGLQDQGDYVRWTFSLESTIAEENLRFALRAESDSDVPPLTATITDTDADQTVGSVSLWSNSSSLSLQWYSHESFEDGATIFASSSASEWDAGDLPAGNYELRLEAGTTYGDQGELRVDLLSVHDDRYQYDFGDSVDASGGIDGPAPYPHLVETRLDQYQAVLSVYGGELAIDANDTGGEQFIEISNDGIDWLRADNSSTVSGEFADLGGSIMVRLGFSRHGDDGEGAVPRYGTEPTQINSLTLTAWLNDTPLVIGRNLKGDLSEVLTTQIADNVDALWEARQDGDQTTFEWAQAGTRSSDRDADVVDYSVTKHNRRYLKATVEGGRSTVSDEAVTASYGSPVALEEGRVIAGSERVRSAETGERYRTGLDYELRPGAGELDIREAGAIADGEALLVDYEHNVIGEWEHSDYDGDTRTHLEETIPNATTPRACTRAAKVLVDELSVPRWEADVSIPPGDAIDGLLEALDLEAVPGDALAVYENDVTPEGQQLRLGNRQQVSETVRRIQSQLAATSDRV
- a CDS encoding fibronectin type III domain-containing protein, translated to MSSFTWGGSQPATWGGSQSATWGASQPTAPTNVSVTVDGIRTITVEWEFTSNADSAIVERSPSGDGNWSEVGTVSYPTSTFTDDEQSKLDDERYDYRVIANNSIGSSDPSASVSSGRLPLPAPTGITVDAVTTDSVDLSWTDNANNEDGYRAFLSRSQQSFEGGFGNWTSGAWVRSTTQAFEGAEAAYADGSGGTPLNSPSITIPSGQMAVNEYVYLSGSMDTSVNQHIVSYYDPGNGWGGPHVSQRNGELMYYDGSWNSTGYSFPLGEWIRVGAYIDIANQWFSIMIVDSAGLHQPISGEAFIDRASFTAGDSRVMRHSNSAEHYLDAVTQYTTSPSTVAANSTTATVSSLLNGERYHSVVAGYTANTGVLDN